A window of Maioricimonas rarisocia genomic DNA:
ACCGAGCTGCTCGCCTCGCAGCACTGGGAGACGATCGATCGCATCCTGTCGCACAGTCGCGTTCGCCGGGCCTATCTGACTGGCAGTCTGACAGCTGCGGAACGCCGTCGCGTCATCGAAGGCATCGGCTCGGGCGAGATTCAGCTGGTCGTGGGAACACAGGCGGTCATCCAGTCGGATGTGTCCTTCCCGCAGCTTGGACTGGCGGTCGTTGACGAACAACACAAGTTCGGCGTCGCCCAGCGGGCCGGCTTTCAGTATGGAGACGAATCGCCGCACGTGCTCGTCATGACGGCCACGCCGATCCCCCGCAGTCTGTGCCTGACGCAGTTCGGCGATCTGGATCTCACGGTCGTCTCCGATCTGCCTCCCGGTCGGCAGCGAGTCGTCACCAGCCGCGTCAACGGGAACGGTGCCCGAGCGAAGGCGTGGGACTTCATCCGCCGGCAACTGCGACAGGGGCGGCAGGCATACGTTGTCTGTCCTCGTGTCGATGCCGACGCCAACAGCGATGTCGGAGGGGCCGGTGCCATTCAGACGTACCAGCGACTGGGCGGCGGCGAACTGGCGGACTTCCGGCTGGGGCTCGTCCATGGACAGATGGATCGCGGCGAACGGGCCGACATCATGGACCGGTTCCGCGACGGCGAGCTGGACGTGCTGGTCGCAACGACGGTCATCGAGGTCGGTGTCGACGTGCCCAATGCGACGCTGATGACCATTCTCGATGCGGAACGGTTCGGGCTTTCGCAATTGCATCAGCTGCGGGGACGAATCGCCCGCGGCCGCTATCAGGGTTACTGCTTCCTCGACACCAACTCGACCGAGGACGACGCGTTGGAGCGGATGACCGCCATGGAGCGGGATGCCGACGGGTTCGCCATCGCCGAGAAGGACTTTGAGCTGCGTGGTCCGGGTGACGTGCTGGGAGCCCGGCAGCATGGGGCATCGCCACTGCGAATCGCCGATCTGGTGCGGGATGCCGAACTGCTGCGTGAAGCCCGCGAAGCGGCATTCGGGCTGGTCGAGTCGGGCGAAGTCGATGCGCCTGAGTTCGCGCCCCTGAAGATCCGCGTGCTCGAGCGTTTCGGCGAGATGCTGCAGCTGCCGCAGGCAGGCTGAAGACGCACAGCGGCTTACATCACCACGTCGTCGAGAGCCGAGAGGCTGACGATCTGCTCGCGACTGACGAGCACCCGCTGCCGGTTGACGCTCACGCCATGCCGGCGGGTATCAAGCACGTACAGTTCCCGCGTAGTGGTTGTGTCGCGCAGGTCATGAACGTCGGCATCTTCGAGGATCAGGTACTTGTGGTCGCTGCCGGCAAGCCGGCCGATGTAGACGAACTGTGCGGCGACGTCGAGTACGACGTTCTGGCCCATCAGGGGGCCGAAGTCATCCGGCGCATCAGTCATGGCTGCTCCTGGATCGGGGAGGAACTGGAACGTCTGCGGGAGTCTTTGACTGCGGTCATCAGGGGCTGCACCGCCGTCTCGAGGCGGGCTTCCAGAGACTCATCCTCGCGTCCCTGATAGCGGCTCGCCACATACAGACCGTACCAGTCGGCGACCGGCCGGAACCAGGGTTCCCCTCCGGCTGTGGCACCCACACGGCGAATGAACTGTGTCAACGGTTCGGTGGGGGGCCGGACGAATCCGAGCTCCGCCAGCAGTGCTTCCAGTCGAGACAGCTCCGCATGCCGCGGCCGCTTCTTCCGAGCGGCGATGGCAAAGGGAAGGCTGCGTCGGCCCCGCCATCGCCACAGGATGACGCAGGCAACGACAACGAGCACAATTCCCAACAGGAGTCTGCCGAGGGGATGGCGCAAAGCCGCCCCCAGTGACGCGAAGAGGCCGCGCTGCTGGATATTGGTCGACAGACGTCGCAAGAATTCGCGGACGGCGTCGATGGTGGCGGGCCGGCCCGATTCGGTTTCGGGACGAGGCACTCCTTCCGACGGGGTCGCTTCCACAATGACCCACTGCTGATTTTCCTCGTCGTACGCCTCCACCCACGCATGGGCATCCTTGCGTCGCGCCTGCCAGTACTGGCCGACGCTGTTGAAACCCGAAGCGACATACCCGGTGACATACCGGGCCGGAACGCCGTTCAGCCTCAGCAGGATGCAGGCGGCCGTGGCAAAGTACTCGCAGTGAGCCGCCTGGCGTTCGAACAGAAAGTGGCTCAGCGGGTCCTCATAGGAGGGCACACGGATGCCAAACGTGTACACGAAGTTCTCGTGGAAATACTGCTCGATGGCATCCATCCGCCGACGGCTCGACGAGTACTGTCCGGCGAGCCTTCGTGCGAGTGACCGCACCCGCAGATCGAGGTTGTCCGGCACCTGCAGCAGCCGCGCCCGGTCCTCTTCGGACAATACGGTGCGTGCGTTGGCTCCCCTGAGCCAGCAGGAGTACGGCAGCAGCGAACCGGATTCAGAAGAGGTGGGAACACCATCCTGGTCGAGATAGACGCCCTGCATGGCGCCTGCGATGTAGTCGGTCTGCATCGGCGCAAACAGGTACTCTTCGTGGGGGGTTGTCGGCCACACGTCGATGACGTTCTCCGGCCGTGCATTCCCCACCCGCAGCCGGTACAGCCGGTCGCCGGGCCGCAGCAGTGTGACATCCGGAGGTGGAGGTGACGGCCCGATCTGGTGCGCGACTCTCGAACCCCGCCAGACATTCGACGCGAACAGGTCGAACGCCTTGCCACGCAGATACGCCGGCCCGTCGGCGTTGTGCACGCGCAGGATGACTTCGTCGGAGCTGTGATGCTTCGAGTAGCTGACGTCGTTGAGTCCGCCCCGCCCGGAAAACCCGACCGACGAGCGGTTCGCCATTTTCAGGCCAAGAAACTCGGCAAGCGCCGCCTCCAGCTGCCGCTCGTATCGATGCAGTCCATACGCAACGGCAAGTCCCGATCCTGACGCGAAGAAGACTGCAATGGTGAGAAACGCCGTGCGCCACGAACGGCCTCGGGACGAGCCACGGGGAGCACGCCGCAGCGTCATGCAGAACGCCACCGTCGCCATGCCGAACAGGACGTACAGCAAGATCGTGAACGGCATACGGTCGGAGGCGACCCGCAGGTCCGAAACGAAAATGACCGACGTCCAGCCCAGGCCCACAAACCACGGCGGAAGCCGCCGGCTTCCGATATCGAACAGCAACAGGCACTGCAGGCACAGACAGAACCGGGCGATCTCGTGCGCCAGCTGCGTCCGGATGAACAACTGGCTGCTTGCGAACTCATGCGGCGCCAGCAGCAGTTTCAGCAGGAATCCGATCGCCAGCAGCGCGACCATATTGATCGTCAACGCGTGAAACTGCCAGCCCCGCCGCGGCGCTCCGTGACCGACCAGCGCGATGACGATGATGACCCCGGCGAAGACCCAGGCCGACGACAGCCACGCCAGCAGACAGGCCTGGATGCAGATCCCTGCCACGGCGGCAAACCGCGAGAGATCCGCGGTGCCCTTCGCTGTCCCTGCCGACCCGGCACGCCTTGTGGCCGTCAACGAACTCGTCTGGTCTGCGCTCATTCCTTCGATCAACCACCGCGCTGCTAGAGTTGGCGGATTCGTCCGGCACGAATGTCCTCGGGTGAGATCTGCTGCACTTCCGCAGTGTCTGCATTTCCCGCCAGGGTCGTCGGGCCATCCCGCACAATGATCACCTTCAGACTGCAGCCCGCTTCGCGAATTGTTTCGCAGAGCCGGCGGCGTGGTTCGTCCCAGTCCAGAAAGATGCAGATGGCCGTCGACATCGCTTCCAGTTCTTCGCTGACGACCGGACCGACCTCATCGAACGGATCGGACCGGCACGGTTCGAGACAGGCCAGGATCTCGAGCACCGCATCGAAGTGGGTGGTGCCGCCCGACGTGCGGAACACGTACAGCTCCGGCCCGGCCGCGAAGACGTCGATCACATAGTCCCCCTGCCGCAACGAATCGGAAACCGCTGCCGTCAGACTGACCGCCGCCTCGAGATCGGGGAAGCCCTGCGGATTGCGTGCACGCCGTCGCGGCACAAAGGTATCGAGGATGACGGCGATCCGGCAGAAGTACTCTTCCATGTACTCACGTACGATCGGCTTGCCCAGCCGCGCCCACGCACGGAAGTCGAGTCGGCTGGCTGGCTCGCCCGGCACATACTCGCGGTTCCCGATGTACTCGGGGGAGTGTCCTGTGCCCGCCGAAACCGACAGACCGCCCGGCTGGTAGCGGTGCGTCACCGGAAGGTCGAGGTGATCGAGCAGGTGGTATGTCGGCAGCACGGTCACCGAGTGCGGCGAAAGCTGTCCGTACTGCACCCGCATCAGGTTGAACGGGAATGTCGAATGAACCCGCAGTTCCGGAATCCGCAGAAAGCCCCGCTGCGTCGCCCGCAGCGTCACCGGCAGTGTCGCCGCCCCTCGCCCCGGAATGTGCGGAACGTAGACGTCGGCATCTTCGTGTGTGACGTCAGCCGGCAATCCGGGAAGTGCCGCCATGATGTCATAGGCCGGACGCCGCGAACGATTCCGCACCTGCAGCATCGTGGTAATGGAATCGCCGGCGTTCATTTTCTCCGGCAGCTGCCCGCTCACGTCGACACGGGTCCGCAGACAGAGCCCGATCATTTCCGCCGTGCCGATCATCGCCAGCAGCAGACAGCAGATCATGTAGATCGGTATCTCGACGGTCACCGTCCCCAGGCCTGCCAGCAGCGTCGAAAGGACGAGGTAGCGGCCGAGCGGGGTCAGCTTGAACCCCCACCAGTGGCGGAGTGTTCGCATCAGGGACAGGGATCGGACTGTCATACGGGGACTTCAATCTGGTCCAGGATCTCCTGGATCACCCGATCCTTCGTGAAACCGGCGTACTTGGCCTTGGACGTCAGGACCGTCCGATGGGCCAGGACCGGCGGTGCGAGTGTCCGCACGTCGTCGGGGATCACGTAGGACCGGCCTTCCGAGAACGCCCGTGCCTGCGCTGCCCTGAAGAACATCAGCGAACCACGCGGGCTGACTCCCAGTCGCAGGTGATGGTCATTGCGCGTCTGCTGCACGATCGCCACCAGATACTCCGCGACGCTCCGTTCGACGACGACGTTGTGCACCATCCGCTGTACGGCGCGGACTTCCTCGATCGAAAGCACCGGCTGAATGTCGTCCAGCGGCGGCTCGGCCGACTGCACGTACAGGATCTCGACCTCGGTTTCGCTGTCCGGGTAGCCCAGATTCAGGTGGACCAGGAACCGGTCCAGCTGCGCCTCGGGGAGCGGATACGTCCCGTGGAAATCGACCGGATTCTGCGTCGCCAGGACGAGAAACGGGGAGGGAAGCCGGTACCGCTCCCCTTCGATCGTCGCCTGCCCTTCGCTCATCGCTTCGAGCAGCGCCGACTGCGTCCGGGGTGAGGCGCGGTTGATCTCGTCGGCCAGCAGGATGCTGCAGAAGATCGGGCCCTTGCGGAACGAAAACGTGCCGTCGGCCGGACTGTAAATCGACGAGCCGAGGATATCGGTCGGCAGCAGGTCGGGCGTGAACTGGATTCGCTGGAAATCGACGTCCAGCGAACGTGCCAGGGCCTTCGCCAGCGTGGTCTTGCCGACGCCCGGCACATCCTCCATCAACACCGAACCACCGGCGAGCAGGGCAATCACGAGCACGTCGATCGACTCGGTCTTTCCCTGGATGACTGAAGCCAGGTTCCGGCGGAGGTGATCGAGCTTTTCATGTGCCGTGGCGAGCGGCATCACTTCCGTGGACATGCATGCATCCGATTCAAACCGGTTCGATTGCGCGGAACGGACGTGTCAGTCACAGTCTAGAGACGTCCAATCCGGGCTGGTAGTCACGCTGCGGGCCGTCACGGTCGTGGCGTTGCGCACCATCGGTTCCGGACGGATCCGCCCCGGCAGGATCGCAACAGGCACGACCTTCCCGAAAACCAGAACAGAACGGAACGTTCCATTCAGCGACATAAGCAAACCAACCGATGAAATCGAAAGGAATCGATTTGACCTGTCCGCCGCGACTGATGGTCCCATTGACCAGTGGCTGTCGCGACCGGACCGGACCGCGTGTCTCGCGTCGAGCAGGGCCGAGTTTCGACCGGACCCCGGGCCGCATCCCGTCCGCGTGGTACGGAAACCACCTGACTGGAGCCGGTGGAGCCACAGGCATCCCGCTGCCGAAGGCTCGCACAAACCCGTTAAGACTCCGCGAATCTCACAGACGACTCAGCAATTCGACCGTCCGGGACCGATCGGACCGTCCCGGCAGGGGGGCAAGGATGCGAATTTCCTCGCGTTACACACTTTTGTTGGGACTTCCGCTGGCCTGGCTGGCTACCGGATGCGCCACGTCGCCGCGAACGGCCAGTACGCCGCCGCAGGCCATCCAGTCGCAGCATGCCGTCTCGGACGCCCGGCTGCGAATCCTGGCACAGGAATTCGAGCGCCGCGGCCAGTACGACGAAGCCGCCGGTCTCTACCAGCGCTCGCTGCAGATCAATCCCAACCAGCCCGACGTTCAGCGCAAGCTGCAGATGCTCGCCTCGCGCAGCCGTCTGCACCGCAAGTCGGCACCCGGCGCGGCTCCCGAAGCGGCGCCTGCGGAAACCATGATCGCCGGCAAGGACGCGGCGGACGTCAGTCCGGCGCCCCCCGCAGCCACGCCTGAGCCTGCAATGGCCGCGGCAGCCGAGCAGGCCCCGGCACCGACCAACGTGACTCCGGCTTCGGCAACAGCAACAACCGGCCGGACGATCGCCACCGCCAATCTGCCGTCGAGCACTCTTCCGGACGAACCGGTCGAGGCAGAGGTCGCCAGCACCGACATTCCTGCCCCATCAGCCCGGCCGTTCCCCGGAGCCGCGAGCGAACCAGCCGCGGTCGACACACCCGCTGAACCAACCGAAGCGATTGCAGCGGCCGCACCGACGAGCGCCCCGGCCCAGGCCGAACAGGACATGTCAGGCGAGCTGCCGCGCATCATCGCCCGTCCGACGACGCCCCGGCCCGCCGTTGCAGCCACCGATATCCGGCCCTCCGAGGTCGTTGAAGCGGCTGCACTCGCGCCTGCACCGGCCGGCAAAGCTTCGGTCGTCATCACGCCGATGAGTGACTTCGCGGGGATCGACGTTGCGAAGGCCTCTGACGAAGCGACCGCGACCACTCCGATCGAAGCCACTGTGGGGGCCGGCTCAGACGACGATGCCACTCTCGTCGTCGCCGCAGACGCCGCCACTGAACAGGCCGTCACTGAACAGGCCGCCGTCGTAGAGCCGGCAGCCGACAGCGAAGCCGGTTCCAGCGAGAGCGTCTGGAAGCCGACGTCGCTGACCCGGCTCTGCAAGGATGCTCACGCGGCAGTCCTCACGCAGGTGGCCCGGCTGGACAGTGACGATCCGGCCGTCCGCAAGGACGCGCTGACCGAACTGGCCCGGATGGGGCGGGCCGCCAGCACCGCCAGCCTTGCCGTCCGCACCCTGCAGAGCGATTCCGATCCCGCTGTGCGGGGACATGTCGCCTGGGCCATGTGGTGCATCGACAACGATACGTGGAACTCCGTTCCGACGCTGCAGGAACTGCTCG
This region includes:
- the recG gene encoding ATP-dependent DNA helicase RecG produces the protein MSVDSLDTQVQFLKGVGPHKAELLARLDVLTVEDLLWHIPRDVLDLTEVRDPIDLVEGELQTVRGAVVDLDARQLSRGRTLTACLLDCTTDFVRGSWFNQPWMIKRLQMGETVLFSGKPKRRQGRWDFSHPRIQWIDAEDAEADGGVIPRYRLTEGLTLQDLRRMIRNAVEATVDLIADPLPESFRSCQQLVPLATALRCVHLPATLEEYEAGRRRLLFDDLFEFQLGLALRRRHWRTQASAPKLETTAKIDSRIRRLFPFRFTEGQDGAIRDVVADIRTGHPMHRLIQADVGAGKTAIAVYGMLVAVAAGYQTVLMAPTELLASQHWETIDRILSHSRVRRAYLTGSLTAAERRRVIEGIGSGEIQLVVGTQAVIQSDVSFPQLGLAVVDEQHKFGVAQRAGFQYGDESPHVLVMTATPIPRSLCLTQFGDLDLTVVSDLPPGRQRVVTSRVNGNGARAKAWDFIRRQLRQGRQAYVVCPRVDADANSDVGGAGAIQTYQRLGGGELADFRLGLVHGQMDRGERADIMDRFRDGELDVLVATTVIEVGVDVPNATLMTILDAERFGLSQLHQLRGRIARGRYQGYCFLDTNSTEDDALERMTAMERDADGFAIAEKDFELRGPGDVLGARQHGASPLRIADLVRDAELLREAREAAFGLVESGEVDAPEFAPLKIRVLERFGEMLQLPQAG
- a CDS encoding AAA family ATPase; its protein translation is MSTEVMPLATAHEKLDHLRRNLASVIQGKTESIDVLVIALLAGGSVLMEDVPGVGKTTLAKALARSLDVDFQRIQFTPDLLPTDILGSSIYSPADGTFSFRKGPIFCSILLADEINRASPRTQSALLEAMSEGQATIEGERYRLPSPFLVLATQNPVDFHGTYPLPEAQLDRFLVHLNLGYPDSETEVEILYVQSAEPPLDDIQPVLSIEEVRAVQRMVHNVVVERSVAEYLVAIVQQTRNDHHLRLGVSPRGSLMFFRAAQARAFSEGRSYVIPDDVRTLAPPVLAHRTVLTSKAKYAGFTKDRVIQEILDQIEVPV
- a CDS encoding transglutaminase family protein, translated to MAGICIQACLLAWLSSAWVFAGVIIVIALVGHGAPRRGWQFHALTINMVALLAIGFLLKLLLAPHEFASSQLFIRTQLAHEIARFCLCLQCLLLFDIGSRRLPPWFVGLGWTSVIFVSDLRVASDRMPFTILLYVLFGMATVAFCMTLRRAPRGSSRGRSWRTAFLTIAVFFASGSGLAVAYGLHRYERQLEAALAEFLGLKMANRSSVGFSGRGGLNDVSYSKHHSSDEVILRVHNADGPAYLRGKAFDLFASNVWRGSRVAHQIGPSPPPPDVTLLRPGDRLYRLRVGNARPENVIDVWPTTPHEEYLFAPMQTDYIAGAMQGVYLDQDGVPTSSESGSLLPYSCWLRGANARTVLSEEDRARLLQVPDNLDLRVRSLARRLAGQYSSSRRRMDAIEQYFHENFVYTFGIRVPSYEDPLSHFLFERQAAHCEYFATAACILLRLNGVPARYVTGYVASGFNSVGQYWQARRKDAHAWVEAYDEENQQWVIVEATPSEGVPRPETESGRPATIDAVREFLRRLSTNIQQRGLFASLGAALRHPLGRLLLGIVLVVVACVILWRWRGRRSLPFAIAARKKRPRHAELSRLEALLAELGFVRPPTEPLTQFIRRVGATAGGEPWFRPVADWYGLYVASRYQGREDESLEARLETAVQPLMTAVKDSRRRSSSSPIQEQP
- a CDS encoding HEAT repeat domain-containing protein, producing MRISSRYTLLLGLPLAWLATGCATSPRTASTPPQAIQSQHAVSDARLRILAQEFERRGQYDEAAGLYQRSLQINPNQPDVQRKLQMLASRSRLHRKSAPGAAPEAAPAETMIAGKDAADVSPAPPAATPEPAMAAAAEQAPAPTNVTPASATATTGRTIATANLPSSTLPDEPVEAEVASTDIPAPSARPFPGAASEPAAVDTPAEPTEAIAAAAPTSAPAQAEQDMSGELPRIIARPTTPRPAVAATDIRPSEVVEAAALAPAPAGKASVVITPMSDFAGIDVAKASDEATATTPIEATVGAGSDDDATLVVAADAATEQAVTEQAAVVEPAADSEAGSSESVWKPTSLTRLCKDAHAAVLTQVARLDSDDPAVRKDALTELARMGRAASTASLAVRTLQSDSDPAVRGHVAWAMWCIDNDTWNSVPTLQELLGNDDPEVVQFACYVLGTMGQDAAEAIPELEQLIGRADGATRLHAAEATARIDGTNTAAIDVLVAALSDEAVETRWLAAIALSSASDATSTRVVEALTASLTDESADVRSAAALSLGGFGSAAETARQSLESVSENDEPVVQDAARTALACIALTE
- a CDS encoding DUF58 domain-containing protein, translated to MTVRSLSLMRTLRHWWGFKLTPLGRYLVLSTLLAGLGTVTVEIPIYMICCLLLAMIGTAEMIGLCLRTRVDVSGQLPEKMNAGDSITTMLQVRNRSRRPAYDIMAALPGLPADVTHEDADVYVPHIPGRGAATLPVTLRATQRGFLRIPELRVHSTFPFNLMRVQYGQLSPHSVTVLPTYHLLDHLDLPVTHRYQPGGLSVSAGTGHSPEYIGNREYVPGEPASRLDFRAWARLGKPIVREYMEEYFCRIAVILDTFVPRRRARNPQGFPDLEAAVSLTAAVSDSLRQGDYVIDVFAAGPELYVFRTSGGTTHFDAVLEILACLEPCRSDPFDEVGPVVSEELEAMSTAICIFLDWDEPRRRLCETIREAGCSLKVIIVRDGPTTLAGNADTAEVQQISPEDIRAGRIRQL